A segment of the Panacibacter ginsenosidivorans genome:
ATTGAGCCAATCACTAAGCCATCACTGAAATCATTTCCAATGTAACTACGGCCAGCTTTTCATCTCCTGCTATTGCTATATTTTTCATTACGTCTTCTGCTCTTAAACTTTTTGAAAATAATTTCCATGCAGTGTCAGGGTCGATAGTAATTGCAGCAATAATTTCATGATTGACAGATTTTGAAAGCCTCCATCCTGCCGCATCTTTTATAAGATACCATATACCTCCAATTTCGGTATTGATATTTACCTGTATCACTGTTCCTTCTTCCGCAACTACATTTTTATAAGTATATGGCAAGGCATACATAAACGTATCAATAAATGGATAGAATAATTCTTTTGTCATGATGCCTTGTTTGTTTACTGCATCGCGGATCTGTTGCTGGTGCAACCATTTCTCTGTGTATTCTCTTGCTATGTGCATCCAGTTCAGGCTTTCATCTTCACCAGCCCATGATACGGCAAATATGGCTTTCTCAAATGGATCCACAGAAGCAAAATATTCGCAGGTTTGTTTGCCGGTAGCCTCATGCAATAATATCATTACAGAGGGGCTAATGCGTTTAGCAGCTTTTACCCAATCTGCATTCAGTTGATTAAGCCAGCTTACCAGATCGTTGTAAGATGTGATAGCAGGTGGTATTTCTCCAAAATATTTTTCTTGCTGTATAGATAATGCCCTTATGTTTCCATCCAATAAATGTGCGGCTACATCTTTTACTTTCCAAAGCTTTGCAACTGTTTGGGCCTGCCATTCTTCAGGAGTAAGTGAATGCAGCAACTCCATTAGTTTATTATCAAGAACAGGAAATAAATGCTGGGTTTGTATAGGTACTTCTTTGTCCATAGATTATTTTTGATCAATATCCCACTGCTTTAAAAAACATATCAAGTTTTTGTTTATCCAGCATACCATTGGTTCTTACGCCGCTGCAAAGGTCAAGGCCATAAGGTTGAACTGCATCGATAGCCTGTTGTACATTATCTGCTCTTAAACCGCCTGCTAAAAACACAGGCACTTTGCTTCGTTCAACAATCCTCCTGCTAAGTTGCCAGTTGTGTACACGACCGGTACCGCCCAATTCTTTTATGGCAAGATTAGGGTTACCGCTATCCAATAATAATGCATCTACCTCTTCTGAAAGCTCCAGCGCTTCATCTACGGATGCATCATCAATTACATGAATTACCTGTACCAGTTTTACAAAAGGCAATTGTTTTTTAATATATGCATAACTACGTTCTGGTAATGCATCTACTATTTGTATTGTGTTGGTATGAACTTTTTGCTGGTGTGCAATAATGTCCTCTGCTCTAGTTTCGCTTGTTAATAGAAATGTTGCAACAGGTGGAGGAACCGTTTTAGCGATAGAGGCAATCATTTCATCGGTAATTACACCCGGGCCACTGGGCATATAACCTACAAGGCCCAGTGCTGAAGCGCCGTAACTGATAGCGATTTTACCTTCATCAACAGAACTGATACAACATATTTTTATTTTAGGAAGCATACGAATTATGTATCTATTTTTAAAAGATTTTTTTTTAGTTGCCATAGAAAAGGAACGTACAAGTGAGTGACACAACAATTGATGCCATAGAAACCGAAAGCTTGTATCAGAAATCGAAATTGAAACCTTTTAACTCCCTGAAATGGCCATTGAGCTGAATTTTTTCTTTCAGGTTTTCGATGCCATTGATCATGGGAAGAATTTTATTGAGATGACGTTTCAGGTATTCAATTCGCTGGTCTTCTCTTAACAAACCAAGTAATTCATATTCTTCCTCGAGTGTAAGGCCCGCATGATGTGCAATATCATAACTGGTTAATTGTTCATCAGGCTTCTTTATTTCTTTACTTACTTTTAGCACACGATGCAGTTCCCGGATACCATTAATAACTTGCTGCATCATCGCAACTTTTAACTGTGTCTCATTGGGCGGATAATCTACTATAGCACCGCTATATAATTTATCGGGCACTCTTTTTATTACTTCCAGTACGCGAAAAACACTGATGCCTTCTGTACGTATGTCCATTTTGCCATCTTCATACACCTGCACGATCTCTGTAATTTTTACCAGGGTACCCATCTCGGTTACATTATTATTTACAACGGATGGAATACCAAAAGGCTTCTTTTCTTTAAATGACTCAGTAATGAGTTGCTTGTACCGCTCTTCAAAAACATGCAGGTTAAGCGATTCGCCCGGATACACTACGATACCCAACGGAAAAATGGGAATGAAATTGATCATGTTTAAAAAAATGAGTTGCAAATTAAGTTTTAATTGCATTGGTCATTTACTTACCAAACCGAAAAATTTGGTACTGTA
Coding sequences within it:
- a CDS encoding maleylpyruvate isomerase N-terminal domain-containing protein, with amino-acid sequence MDKEVPIQTQHLFPVLDNKLMELLHSLTPEEWQAQTVAKLWKVKDVAAHLLDGNIRALSIQQEKYFGEIPPAITSYNDLVSWLNQLNADWVKAAKRISPSVMILLHEATGKQTCEYFASVDPFEKAIFAVSWAGEDESLNWMHIAREYTEKWLHQQQIRDAVNKQGIMTKELFYPFIDTFMYALPYTYKNVVAEEGTVIQVNINTEIGGIWYLIKDAAGWRLSKSVNHEIIAAITIDPDTAWKLFSKSLRAEDVMKNIAIAGDEKLAVVTLEMISVMA
- a CDS encoding LON peptidase substrate-binding domain-containing protein, which gives rise to MINFIPIFPLGIVVYPGESLNLHVFEERYKQLITESFKEKKPFGIPSVVNNNVTEMGTLVKITEIVQVYEDGKMDIRTEGISVFRVLEVIKRVPDKLYSGAIVDYPPNETQLKVAMMQQVINGIRELHRVLKVSKEIKKPDEQLTSYDIAHHAGLTLEEEYELLGLLREDQRIEYLKRHLNKILPMINGIENLKEKIQLNGHFRELKGFNFDF
- a CDS encoding phosphoribosylanthranilate isomerase, translating into MLPKIKICCISSVDEGKIAISYGASALGLVGYMPSGPGVITDEMIASIAKTVPPPVATFLLTSETRAEDIIAHQQKVHTNTIQIVDALPERSYAYIKKQLPFVKLVQVIHVIDDASVDEALELSEEVDALLLDSGNPNLAIKELGGTGRVHNWQLSRRIVERSKVPVFLAGGLRADNVQQAIDAVQPYGLDLCSGVRTNGMLDKQKLDMFFKAVGY